A segment of the Campylobacter vulpis genome:
TTTGCTTCACAAGCACACAATTTGGCGTGTGTAATAAGGCTTTAATATCCTCTTGGATAGGCAAATTTCTTTTTTGTGCAATGAAAATGGCTAACATCCAAAGGGTTAAAACCTGCGTTGCAAAAGCTTTGGTGGAAGCGACCCCCTTTTCAATTCCTGCACGCGTGAGGAGGCTTAAATTTGCCAAACGCACGATATTAGAATTATCTACATTACAAATAGCAAGGCTTTTAACTCCCGCATTTTTAGCTATTTTGAGGGCTTCTAGGGTGTCAGCCGTTTCGCCACTTTGTGAAATGACGATGAAAAGGGAGTTAGGGTCAATTAAAGCTTCGCGGTAGCGAAATTCACTGGCAATTTCTACTTTTGCACGAATTTTAGCCACTCTTTCTAAAAGATAGCTTCCTACTAAGGCAGCGTGGTAGCTCGTGCCGCAAGCACAAAGGGTAATTTCACTAAAATGCGTTAAATCCTCCTTTTCAAGTTCATCAAAAACGACTTTATCACCCTCAATGCGTCCCATCAAAACTTCACTTAAAACGCGACTTTGTTCGTAAATTTCTTTCTCCATAAAAAAGCGAAAGCCGTCTTTTTTCGCGTAAGCCTTATCGCCTGAGAGTTTAACAAAATTTGGTTTTAAACTTTTTTCATTTTCAAAAATAACAAGTTCATTTTCCCCCGCATAGCCATAACTTAAATCTTCTAAATAAATCACTTCATCAACATTGCCGATTAAAGGAGCGTCTCCACTAGCAAAATACAGCTCATTTTGAGTGTTTTTGCCTATGATAAGAGGTGCGGCGTTTTTAGCAAAAAAGATTTTGTTCGGCTCTTTTTTGGTGATGAGTAAGCTTGCAAAAGCTCCCTTTAAACGAGAAATGGTTTTTTTAAAGGCTTCT
Coding sequences within it:
- the glmS gene encoding glutamine--fructose-6-phosphate transaminase (isomerizing); the protein is MCGIVGYIGKNEKKQIILNGLKELEYRGYDSAGLAVMSEGELSFFKAVGKLENLADKCKEFRSENFGFAIGHTRWATHGKPTEINAHPHLGQYSCVIHNGIIENYKELKDELEKEGVQFLSQTDTEVIVQLFEFYAHHLEAKEAFKKTISRLKGAFASLLITKKEPNKIFFAKNAAPLIIGKNTQNELYFASGDAPLIGNVDEVIYLEDLSYGYAGENELVIFENEKSLKPNFVKLSGDKAYAKKDGFRFFMEKEIYEQSRVLSEVLMGRIEGDKVVFDELEKEDLTHFSEITLCACGTSYHAALVGSYLLERVAKIRAKVEIASEFRYREALIDPNSLFIVISQSGETADTLEALKIAKNAGVKSLAICNVDNSNIVRLANLSLLTRAGIEKGVASTKAFATQVLTLWMLAIFIAQKRNLPIQEDIKALLHTPNCVLVKQNLHEKIHRLSKRYLDGHGFFFIGRDVFYPLALEGALKLKELSYLHAEGYPAGEMKHGPIALADSKLYTIALMPQNLLYEKTKSNVEELIARDSTLLCISPLDFDLSDDFIKTKQQNHYMCEFFEMMLITQLLAMEISIRLGNDVDMPRNLAKSVTVE